In one window of Frigoriglobus tundricola DNA:
- a CDS encoding DUF4058 family protein, with the protein MYAAEGGARLVAALELVSPANKDREAHRRAFATKCAGYLAQGIAVIVIDVVTSRGGNLHADVLRLLGRTTGTGLPDGADLYAVAYRPVVRDRAEQIEIWPSALAVGSALPTLPLALNAEVCLPIDLEATYTAACQRRRLG; encoded by the coding sequence GTGTACGCCGCCGAGGGCGGCGCGCGACTCGTGGCGGCGCTGGAACTGGTCAGCCCCGCGAACAAGGACCGCGAGGCCCACCGCCGCGCGTTCGCGACCAAGTGCGCCGGCTATCTCGCGCAGGGGATCGCGGTGATCGTAATCGATGTGGTGACGAGTCGCGGCGGCAACCTGCACGCCGACGTGCTCCGCTTGCTCGGCCGCACCACCGGAACCGGCCTCCCGGACGGCGCCGACCTGTACGCGGTGGCCTACCGCCCCGTCGTCCGCGATCGGGCGGAACAGATCGAAATCTGGCCCAGCGCGCTTGCGGTCGGGAGCGCCCTGCCCACGCTCCCGCTCGCGCTCAACGCCGAGGTGTGCCTGCCGATCGACCTGGAAGCGACCTACACCGCCGCGTGCCAGCGGCGCCGACTGGGGTGA
- a CDS encoding ABC transporter ATP-binding protein, producing the protein MATPAIDVKNLTKNYGPVLAVDDVSFQVQPGELVGFLGPNGAGKSTCMRILTTWLPASSGYAWLSGFDVMYQSMEVRQRIGYLPESVPLYPEMRVREYLAYRAKLKGVARAGRTARIDYCLAKCQIKEVRDRLLSTLSKGYRQRVGLADALLAEPPILILDEPTSGLDPVQINETLNTIKELRGKHTVLLSTHILSEVEKVCERVVIIDKGRIKLDETLKAIESREPSYIVEVRGPIDAVGRFLRDQPELTSVDERPHGDNLTEFEVRARDRADPREGLASKLVAKGWSLRRLEQRKVNLEAIFNEVVRNRNAPAPAPEAGADPAPTDEPTHTPAA; encoded by the coding sequence ATGGCGACGCCCGCAATCGACGTCAAAAACCTGACCAAGAACTACGGCCCCGTGCTGGCCGTGGACGACGTCAGCTTCCAGGTGCAGCCCGGCGAGCTGGTGGGCTTCCTCGGCCCCAACGGCGCCGGCAAGTCCACCTGCATGCGCATCCTCACCACCTGGCTCCCCGCCTCCAGCGGGTACGCGTGGCTGTCCGGCTTCGACGTCATGTACCAGTCGATGGAGGTCCGCCAGCGGATCGGCTACCTGCCCGAGAGCGTGCCGCTGTACCCGGAAATGCGGGTCCGCGAGTACCTCGCGTACCGGGCCAAGCTCAAGGGCGTCGCGAGGGCCGGGCGGACCGCCCGCATCGACTACTGCCTCGCCAAGTGCCAGATCAAAGAGGTGCGGGACCGGCTCCTCAGCACGCTCTCGAAGGGCTACCGCCAGCGCGTCGGGCTCGCCGACGCGCTCCTCGCCGAACCGCCCATCCTCATCCTCGACGAACCGACCAGCGGCCTCGACCCGGTCCAGATCAACGAGACCCTCAACACGATCAAGGAACTCCGCGGCAAGCACACCGTGCTGCTCTCCACCCACATCCTCTCGGAAGTGGAGAAGGTGTGCGAACGCGTCGTCATCATCGACAAGGGGCGCATCAAGCTCGACGAGACGCTCAAGGCGATCGAGAGCCGCGAGCCGAGCTACATCGTCGAGGTGCGCGGGCCGATCGACGCGGTCGGCCGGTTCCTCCGCGACCAGCCCGAGCTGACGTCGGTGGACGAGCGCCCGCACGGCGATAACCTGACCGAGTTCGAGGTGCGGGCGCGGGACCGCGCGGACCCGCGCGAGGGGCTGGCGTCCAAGCTGGTGGCCAAGGGCTGGAGCCTCCGCCGCCTCGAACAGCGGAAGGTGAACCTCGAAGCCATTTTCAACGAGGTGGTGCGCAACCGGAACGCGCCCGCACCCGCCCCGGAGGCGGGCGCCGACCCGGCCCCGACCGACGAACCGACGCACACGCCGGCCGCTTGA
- a CDS encoding ABC transporter permease yields MSSTPPATTEPTPPAAARPVETAPSAILAEGAALARLVGFIGLFLLVLGAVVVITTRAVGPRWVSEGWGFVFAGFGLALMFYHAVSDSEQEVRRMYGGLAAGFLVLAVAAALIPGPFDATGDAKQQGYYLLPWGLGAGFLALMFAVPFARHETDPQLKTVALNAVLGVGGLLCVGVVAWGMFRPDFLAGTGLALAVLGLGFVCAYLGQIDTSEGTGYTVAFALGAVGAAALFYAFGRTVFPTVLFDGPAVLRKPNQALDPYKALGRGLVIVGFLGLVAWSVLGRFPAWLRATLAGAGLVGAGVFVAASLGTQVPTQPKPYLVPGGLILGAIGLAYLAVGASVCSDNQFITLTRRELSWYFVSPIGYLVLGGMAAIEWIGYWQFYELLSEAGRAQQQVNEPIVRYYFFSLFPVLAVVLQIPALTMRLLAEERRTGSLEVLLTSPVAETPVVLSKFLATWLFFLLSWLPAGLYLVALRGEAGQPFDYRPLLSFYAALAASGAAFVAGGLFFSTLTSNQIVSAVLTFAMMAFLMVCYFMKEQMTGFGPIGRQFFTRLSYIDLWLESLKGQLPLRDILVWASAAVFGLFLSVKTLEARKWN; encoded by the coding sequence ATGAGCAGCACCCCGCCCGCGACAACAGAACCGACCCCGCCGGCCGCGGCCCGGCCGGTCGAAACCGCACCGTCGGCGATCCTGGCCGAAGGCGCGGCGCTGGCCCGCCTGGTCGGGTTCATCGGCCTGTTCCTGCTCGTCCTCGGTGCCGTGGTCGTCATCACCACGCGCGCCGTCGGGCCGCGGTGGGTGTCCGAGGGCTGGGGCTTCGTGTTCGCCGGGTTCGGCCTGGCCCTCATGTTCTACCACGCCGTCAGCGACAGCGAACAGGAGGTCCGCCGCATGTACGGCGGCCTCGCCGCCGGGTTCCTCGTCCTGGCGGTCGCGGCGGCCCTCATCCCCGGTCCGTTCGACGCCACGGGCGACGCCAAGCAGCAGGGCTACTATCTGCTGCCCTGGGGGCTGGGCGCCGGGTTCCTGGCGCTCATGTTCGCGGTGCCGTTCGCCCGACACGAGACCGATCCCCAGCTCAAGACCGTGGCACTCAACGCCGTCCTCGGCGTCGGCGGGCTGCTGTGCGTCGGGGTGGTCGCGTGGGGCATGTTTCGCCCGGACTTCCTGGCCGGTACCGGCCTCGCGCTGGCGGTGCTGGGGCTCGGGTTCGTGTGCGCGTACCTGGGCCAGATCGACACGTCCGAGGGCACCGGGTACACGGTCGCGTTCGCGCTCGGCGCGGTGGGCGCCGCGGCCCTGTTCTACGCGTTCGGCCGCACCGTGTTCCCGACGGTGCTGTTCGACGGCCCGGCCGTTCTGCGGAAGCCGAACCAGGCGCTCGACCCGTACAAGGCGCTCGGCCGCGGGTTGGTGATCGTCGGGTTCCTGGGGCTCGTGGCTTGGAGCGTCCTGGGCCGGTTCCCGGCATGGCTGCGGGCCACACTGGCCGGCGCCGGGCTGGTCGGGGCGGGCGTGTTCGTGGCCGCCAGTCTGGGGACCCAGGTGCCCACGCAGCCCAAGCCGTACCTCGTTCCGGGCGGCCTGATCCTGGGCGCGATCGGCCTCGCGTACCTCGCCGTCGGCGCGTCGGTGTGTTCGGACAACCAGTTCATCACGCTCACCCGCCGCGAGCTGTCGTGGTACTTCGTCTCGCCGATCGGCTACCTGGTCCTCGGGGGCATGGCCGCCATCGAGTGGATCGGGTACTGGCAGTTCTACGAGCTGCTGTCCGAGGCCGGGCGGGCGCAGCAGCAGGTGAACGAGCCGATCGTGCGGTACTACTTCTTCAGCCTGTTCCCGGTGCTGGCGGTGGTGCTCCAGATCCCGGCCCTGACGATGCGCCTGCTGGCCGAGGAGCGGCGGACCGGGAGCCTGGAGGTGCTGCTCACCAGCCCGGTGGCCGAGACCCCGGTGGTGCTGAGCAAGTTCCTGGCGACGTGGCTGTTCTTCCTCCTGTCCTGGCTGCCCGCCGGGCTGTACCTGGTCGCCCTCCGGGGCGAAGCCGGACAGCCGTTCGACTACCGGCCGCTCCTCAGCTTCTACGCGGCGCTGGCCGCGAGCGGGGCCGCGTTCGTCGCCGGCGGGCTGTTCTTCTCGACGCTCACGTCGAACCAGATCGTCTCGGCCGTGCTCACCTTCGCGATGATGGCGTTCCTGATGGTGTGTTACTTCATGAAGGAGCAGATGACCGGGTTCGGGCCGATCGGCCGCCAGTTCTTCACCCGGCTCTCGTACATCGACCTGTGGCTGGAGTCCCTCAAGGGCCAGTTGCCGCTGCGCGACATTCTCGTGTGGGCCTCGGCCGCCGTGTTCGGCCTGTTCCTGTCGGTCAAGACGCTCGAAGCCCGGAAGTGGAACTGA
- a CDS encoding Gldg family protein, translating into MQSTPGDTPGSNPHAAPGSLVEFIRTDRQTTGYVLAGLSALLLVLAAWTVYKAARPVDAAEPDKPKKADDPFSLDESPVKVKDPGRNDFIVGAVDAVAAFVVTASIAAWWFVTIPPLTEKGQRTQARKLILWVTGELGALLIIAGVWYFYRWSGALTDWLDKGQEKQARWVLFPLLMVVVGDAIVFIGMQPARAEERDNAKLRKLVYGTNVGLAVLLLFEALVVFNVFIGPRLPNRLDVTGDGFYSLSSGSQEFLKRLDQPATLYAILPEGSRGSDDIKRLLQTCQDVSGGKVQVKIISPVANKGDFKALVAKYPVLEANETGVLVTVGEDEKRHTFIREDEFSQRDPGGAPGADPGRSFVGEARVMRELLFLTENEKKAVVYFTQQAGELALEPSPEGEVGPNASAAKLKTYLERNYLEVKPLRFDPAAPKVPDDATVVVVAEPTAPLAEAHVAALRQYMTEPRGTKKGKLIVLASARYGPKDKVIATGLEGLLAEFGTRLGDRLVMSEVTRELELDPEVAMVIFSPMAQRARHPVAVALGDKSVFVAPGWRPVAAVPGAPTFKALPLLITSPGRANWLEDERPRDLRRIVTELNTSPQIRAMKQLTDNPRPVGVVVSEGESGRVAVFGNGLIISDGIVRQGRDAGDPITFDLMGGTVDWLRDRPLLNFGTEPKKYKTFTLPATADETRGLWFPLLFALMVVTGAGASVYLVRRRAA; encoded by the coding sequence ATGCAATCGACACCCGGTGACACCCCTGGTTCCAACCCGCACGCGGCCCCGGGCTCGCTCGTCGAGTTCATCCGCACCGACCGCCAGACGACCGGCTACGTTCTGGCCGGCCTGTCGGCCCTGCTCCTGGTCCTCGCGGCGTGGACCGTCTACAAGGCGGCCCGCCCCGTAGACGCGGCCGAGCCCGACAAGCCGAAAAAGGCGGACGACCCGTTCAGCCTGGACGAGTCCCCCGTCAAGGTCAAGGACCCGGGCCGCAACGACTTCATCGTCGGCGCGGTCGACGCGGTGGCCGCGTTCGTGGTCACCGCGTCGATCGCGGCCTGGTGGTTCGTCACCATCCCGCCTCTGACCGAGAAGGGGCAGCGGACCCAGGCCCGCAAGCTGATCCTGTGGGTCACCGGGGAGCTCGGGGCGCTCCTGATCATTGCGGGCGTGTGGTACTTCTACCGGTGGAGCGGGGCGCTCACGGACTGGCTGGACAAGGGCCAGGAAAAGCAGGCCCGGTGGGTTCTCTTCCCGCTCCTGATGGTGGTGGTCGGTGACGCGATCGTGTTCATCGGTATGCAGCCCGCGCGCGCCGAGGAGCGGGACAACGCCAAGTTGCGCAAGCTGGTTTACGGCACCAACGTGGGGCTCGCGGTCCTGCTCCTGTTTGAAGCACTGGTCGTGTTCAACGTGTTCATCGGCCCGCGGCTCCCGAACCGGCTGGACGTCACCGGCGACGGTTTCTACTCGCTGTCGAGCGGCAGCCAGGAGTTCCTCAAGCGGCTCGACCAGCCGGCCACCCTGTACGCCATCCTCCCCGAGGGCAGCCGCGGGTCCGACGACATCAAGCGGTTGCTCCAGACGTGCCAGGACGTCAGCGGGGGCAAGGTTCAGGTGAAGATCATCAGCCCGGTCGCGAACAAGGGCGACTTCAAGGCCCTGGTCGCGAAGTACCCGGTGCTGGAGGCGAACGAGACCGGCGTGCTCGTCACCGTCGGCGAGGACGAGAAGCGCCACACGTTCATCCGCGAGGACGAGTTCTCCCAGCGCGACCCCGGCGGGGCGCCCGGTGCGGACCCCGGCCGCTCGTTCGTCGGCGAGGCGCGGGTGATGCGCGAGCTGCTGTTCCTGACGGAGAACGAGAAGAAGGCCGTCGTGTACTTCACGCAGCAGGCCGGCGAACTCGCCCTGGAGCCGTCGCCCGAGGGCGAAGTCGGGCCGAACGCGTCGGCCGCCAAACTCAAGACGTACCTGGAACGGAACTACCTGGAGGTGAAGCCGCTCCGGTTCGATCCGGCGGCCCCCAAGGTGCCCGACGACGCGACCGTGGTCGTCGTCGCGGAGCCGACCGCTCCGCTGGCCGAAGCGCACGTCGCGGCCCTCCGCCAGTACATGACCGAGCCGCGGGGCACGAAGAAGGGCAAGCTGATCGTACTGGCCAGTGCCCGGTACGGCCCGAAGGACAAGGTCATCGCGACCGGTCTGGAGGGACTGCTGGCGGAGTTCGGCACCCGGCTCGGGGACCGGCTCGTGATGAGTGAGGTGACGCGCGAGCTGGAACTGGACCCCGAGGTCGCGATGGTGATCTTCTCCCCGATGGCCCAGCGCGCCCGGCACCCGGTGGCGGTCGCGCTCGGGGACAAGTCCGTGTTCGTGGCCCCGGGCTGGCGGCCCGTGGCGGCCGTCCCCGGCGCCCCGACGTTCAAGGCGCTGCCGCTCCTCATCACGTCCCCGGGCCGCGCCAACTGGCTGGAAGACGAGCGGCCGCGGGACCTGCGGCGGATCGTCACGGAGCTGAACACCAGTCCCCAGATCCGCGCCATGAAGCAGCTGACCGACAACCCGCGGCCGGTCGGGGTGGTGGTGTCCGAGGGCGAGTCCGGGCGGGTCGCCGTGTTCGGCAACGGGCTGATCATCTCCGACGGGATCGTTCGCCAGGGGCGCGACGCTGGCGACCCGATCACGTTCGACCTGATGGGCGGCACGGTGGACTGGCTCCGCGACCGGCCGCTGCTGAACTTCGGTACGGAGCCCAAGAAGTACAAGACGTTCACGCTCCCGGCGACCGCCGATGAGACCCGCGGGCTCTGGTTCCCGCTGCTCTTCGCCCTCATGGTGGTGACCGGGGCCGGCGCGAGCGTGTATCTGGTCCGCCGCCGCGCGGCGTGA
- a CDS encoding DUF4340 domain-containing protein, with protein sequence MNFRQTAMLIGAVFAVVVVLLILTFTAEEKAPATDLLSEELVGVKPDEIDTVEMERDTGARLKMVRTDAAKNKWEIVEPFRAPADGVSVQAVVTALMRAKPTASSELTSNPAVHGLEPPSLRVTLRQGEGKSATANLGDVTIGGNKGLVFVTTTARTRPMAVPRGDLDALLRDAKGSGKFGDLAKWVADYRVKSVFPSDSRAAGEDVTYLKLDLPNQKKELVLSRTAAGGWKFDSPAGWGEADSEGESTGLPTAITGVNPVLRALANVAAVSASDFIDNPKDLKEYGLNPDNPDRIRIELKTKDGQTAVVYFGKFEGISEVPKSIPGGPPQPPPSGKVYLTVEGLPGVIRAAAANLSGLEAVIRDPNPLRDRDLIQLGRGKSVDGLDIVLPGQAPDKPTKLRKVGSDWKLYGGPNDPQNAQAQAAQKIADAVGAKRSIKDFPPSNPAHFAAIAATLYVWADGFTPPTDPKAEPAKKAEPTKLEFGNKIGDTVYVRRTRPDGQVNEFGLPATIKVGTEAFDVLATVAKTRLDLLDRALPSFSDTARIAVTGLNNYTLAKDEKADPGTEPLWRYATPDPRAGQIVDGKTVREDVIYYLANLSSRVDKFVDEAPAPEKLAEWGLGATPRLKVTVDLPAETNGTKQLVFEFGRDTPADHEKVFARVSGRAAVFTVARQVLDKLAAPDLRDRVVFRALRPDDLTRIELRGWVGLVGKDEIRIKLEKNKDGVWRVPPAAPGAPPNAPPGFEPDSAKVKAFLTLVSTTPAKTFEKGKPDMKGFGAPEPFLELNAFGPNVAAFLNIGSSPDGGASYYVLTSLLPNDNPVITVDAAALKPYKEKPTAFAK encoded by the coding sequence ATGAACTTTCGCCAGACCGCCATGTTGATCGGAGCCGTGTTCGCCGTGGTCGTCGTGCTGCTCATCCTCACGTTCACCGCGGAGGAGAAGGCGCCGGCCACCGACCTGTTGTCCGAAGAACTGGTCGGGGTCAAACCCGACGAGATCGACACCGTCGAGATGGAGCGCGACACCGGCGCCCGGCTCAAAATGGTCCGGACCGACGCGGCCAAAAACAAATGGGAGATCGTCGAGCCGTTCCGCGCCCCGGCCGACGGGGTGAGTGTTCAGGCCGTCGTCACCGCCCTCATGCGGGCCAAGCCGACCGCGTCCAGCGAGCTCACCTCCAACCCGGCCGTTCACGGCCTCGAACCGCCCAGTCTGCGGGTGACGCTCCGCCAGGGCGAGGGCAAATCGGCCACCGCCAACCTGGGCGACGTGACCATCGGCGGCAACAAGGGGCTGGTGTTCGTCACCACAACCGCCCGCACGCGGCCGATGGCGGTCCCGCGCGGCGACCTGGACGCGCTGCTCCGCGACGCCAAAGGCAGCGGCAAGTTCGGTGACCTGGCGAAGTGGGTGGCCGACTACCGCGTCAAGTCCGTGTTCCCGAGCGACAGCCGCGCCGCGGGCGAGGACGTGACGTACCTCAAGTTGGACCTGCCCAACCAGAAGAAGGAACTGGTCCTGTCCCGCACGGCCGCCGGCGGGTGGAAGTTCGACAGCCCCGCCGGGTGGGGCGAGGCCGACAGCGAGGGCGAATCGACCGGGCTGCCCACCGCGATCACCGGCGTCAACCCGGTGCTCCGCGCGCTCGCCAACGTCGCCGCGGTCTCCGCGTCCGACTTCATCGACAACCCGAAGGACCTGAAGGAGTACGGGCTGAACCCGGACAACCCCGACCGCATCCGCATCGAGCTGAAAACGAAGGACGGGCAGACCGCCGTCGTGTACTTCGGCAAGTTCGAGGGCATCTCGGAGGTGCCGAAGTCGATTCCGGGTGGGCCGCCCCAACCGCCGCCGAGCGGGAAGGTGTACCTGACCGTCGAGGGCCTGCCGGGCGTGATCCGCGCCGCCGCGGCCAACCTCTCGGGCCTGGAAGCGGTCATCCGCGACCCGAACCCGCTCCGCGACCGCGACCTGATCCAACTCGGCCGCGGGAAGAGCGTGGACGGGCTGGACATCGTCCTCCCCGGTCAGGCGCCGGACAAGCCGACCAAGCTCCGCAAAGTGGGTTCCGACTGGAAGTTGTACGGCGGCCCGAACGACCCGCAAAACGCCCAGGCCCAGGCCGCGCAGAAGATCGCGGACGCGGTCGGGGCGAAGCGGTCCATCAAGGACTTCCCGCCGTCGAACCCCGCCCACTTCGCCGCGATCGCCGCGACCCTTTACGTGTGGGCGGACGGGTTCACCCCGCCGACCGACCCGAAGGCCGAGCCGGCGAAGAAGGCGGAGCCGACGAAGCTGGAGTTCGGTAACAAGATCGGCGACACGGTCTACGTCCGCCGCACCCGACCCGACGGGCAGGTGAACGAGTTCGGGCTGCCGGCGACGATCAAGGTCGGCACCGAGGCGTTCGACGTGCTGGCGACGGTAGCGAAGACGCGGCTGGACCTGCTCGACAGGGCGCTGCCGTCGTTCTCCGACACGGCGCGGATCGCGGTCACCGGGCTGAACAACTACACCCTGGCCAAGGACGAGAAGGCGGACCCCGGAACCGAGCCCCTGTGGCGGTACGCCACGCCGGACCCGCGGGCCGGCCAGATCGTGGACGGGAAGACCGTCCGGGAGGACGTGATCTACTACCTCGCGAACCTGTCGTCGCGGGTGGACAAGTTCGTGGACGAGGCCCCCGCGCCGGAGAAGCTCGCGGAGTGGGGCCTCGGGGCGACGCCGCGCCTGAAGGTGACGGTCGACCTGCCGGCGGAAACGAACGGGACGAAGCAGCTCGTGTTCGAGTTCGGGAGGGACACGCCCGCGGACCACGAAAAGGTGTTCGCCCGCGTGTCGGGGCGGGCGGCGGTGTTCACCGTGGCGCGACAGGTGCTCGACAAGCTCGCGGCGCCGGACCTCCGCGACCGGGTCGTGTTCCGGGCGCTGCGCCCGGACGACCTCACGCGGATCGAGCTGCGCGGCTGGGTCGGGCTGGTCGGCAAGGACGAGATCCGCATCAAGCTGGAGAAGAACAAGGACGGCGTGTGGAGGGTGCCGCCGGCCGCTCCCGGCGCCCCGCCCAATGCGCCCCCCGGCTTCGAGCCCGATTCGGCGAAGGTCAAGGCCTTCCTGACCCTGGTGTCCACGACGCCGGCCAAGACGTTCGAGAAGGGCAAGCCCGACATGAAAGGGTTCGGCGCCCCGGAACCGTTCCTCGAACTCAACGCGTTCGGGCCGAACGTCGCGGCGTTCCTCAACATCGGCTCCTCGCCCGACGGCGGCGCGAGTTACTACGTCCTGACCAGCTTGCTGCCCAACGACAACCCGGTCATCACCGTCGATGCCGCGGCGCTCAAGCCGTACAAGGAAAAGCCCACGGCGTTCGCCAAGTGA
- a CDS encoding formylmethanofuran dehydrogenase subunit B, with translation MPTTHTSVGCTVCGCVCDDLTVTVADGRVTEARGACHLAEPWFLSQNTSAPPAAALNGHPAETGAAFDRAAQILRAARYPLIYGLSRSTTEAQRAAVALAERLGGTIDTTASTGHAPSLIALQQVGESTCTLGEVKNRADLVVFWGSDPVLTHPRHMERYSVDPVGRWVPGGRAGRVLVVVDDHETETARRADLFVWVPTERNWEALWELRALCRPTPPAPEEPTPNPSSRSPALSAELLAGRGKGGEQDFRNSHAPGASEEASRAVPPSLQGGGRGGGLPALAARIAAARCGAFFFGAGLTRGKTAHRTVEALLQLVTELNDRGRFYARRMRRYGDVAGADSVLAWQTGYPFGVNLSRGYPRYNPGEFTGPEMLARGEPDACLFVGSEAAADFPPAALDHLRRIPVIALDAPNVESPVPAAVRFTTAVYGVHRPGTAYRMDEVPVPLRVLLPTDYPSDAEVLNELLKRVR, from the coding sequence ATGCCTACCACCCACACCAGCGTCGGCTGCACGGTCTGCGGGTGCGTGTGCGACGACCTCACGGTGACGGTGGCAGACGGCCGCGTCACGGAGGCCCGCGGCGCGTGCCACCTCGCGGAGCCGTGGTTCCTCTCCCAAAACACCTCCGCCCCGCCCGCCGCGGCACTCAACGGGCACCCCGCCGAGACGGGTGCCGCGTTCGACCGGGCGGCCCAGATCCTCCGCGCCGCCCGGTACCCGCTCATTTACGGACTGTCGCGCAGCACAACCGAAGCGCAGCGGGCCGCGGTCGCGCTGGCGGAGCGCCTGGGCGGGACGATCGACACGACCGCCAGCACCGGGCACGCGCCCTCGCTGATCGCGCTGCAACAGGTCGGCGAATCGACCTGCACGCTCGGGGAGGTCAAGAACCGGGCCGATCTCGTGGTGTTCTGGGGCAGCGACCCGGTCCTGACGCACCCGCGCCACATGGAGCGGTACTCGGTCGACCCCGTGGGCCGGTGGGTCCCCGGCGGGCGGGCCGGTCGAGTTCTGGTGGTGGTGGACGACCACGAGACCGAAACCGCCAGGCGCGCCGACCTGTTCGTGTGGGTACCGACCGAGCGGAACTGGGAGGCGCTCTGGGAACTGCGGGCGCTGTGCCGACCTACCCCCCCGGCCCCCGAAGAGCCCACCCCCAACCCCTCCTCTCGCTCCCCGGCCCTGTCAGCGGAGCTTCTCGCGGGCCGCGGGAAGGGAGGGGAGCAAGACTTCCGGAACTCCCATGCCCCGGGAGCGTCGGAGGAGGCTTCGCGCGCGGTCCCCCCCTCCCTTCAGGGAGGGGGCCGGGGGGGGGGGCTCCCGGCCCTGGCCGCCCGCATCGCCGCGGCCCGCTGCGGGGCGTTCTTCTTCGGCGCCGGGCTCACCCGCGGGAAAACGGCCCACCGCACGGTCGAGGCCCTACTGCAACTGGTCACGGAGCTGAACGACCGCGGCCGGTTCTACGCGCGGCGGATGCGCCGGTACGGCGACGTGGCCGGCGCGGACTCCGTTCTTGCGTGGCAGACGGGCTACCCGTTCGGGGTGAACCTGAGCCGCGGCTACCCGCGGTACAACCCCGGCGAGTTCACCGGACCCGAGATGCTGGCCCGGGGCGAACCGGACGCGTGCCTGTTCGTGGGGAGCGAAGCGGCGGCGGACTTTCCCCCCGCGGCGCTCGACCACCTGCGGCGCATCCCGGTGATCGCGCTGGACGCGCCGAACGTCGAGTCACCGGTGCCGGCCGCCGTGCGGTTCACGACCGCGGTGTACGGCGTCCACCGCCCCGGGACCGCGTACCGCATGGACGAGGTGCCGGTCCCGCTCCGCGTGCTGCTCCCGACCGACTACCCCAGCGATGCCGAGGTGCTCAACGAGCTGCTGAAACGCGTAAGGTGA
- the tnpC gene encoding IS66 family transposase, whose amino-acid sequence MTPVPQPPELPSDLPPQVVAYIRILEATIAELTAQVTGLTTRVAELEARLNQNSTNSSKPPSSDAPHVKPAPPKPPSGKRRGGQPGHPKAERTLLPPDEIRALKPSTCRDCAHPLTGDDPQPAVHQVHEIPVITPHVTEYRCHRLRCPHCGTTTAATVPAEAATGYGPRAQAVAAVLTGSCRLGKRGTSQLFADLFGLPLSPAMVCKLQHRTAEALKPVAEDALIYTRGQPANVDETGWTQGRKRAWLWVAVTTFVVAFLIRKTRGRSAFDDLRAGSTAVHTTDRYPVYTHLSKHTRQLCWAHLRRDFQAMIDRGGSGTAIGAALLASSDALFEHWYRVRDGTLARSTFRSNYVPELRHQIGEHLRTGAACGCAKTAATCGDLLAVEASLWTFARVVGVEPTNNAAEREVRHAVCWRKTSFGTDSERGSRFVERILTVLASCRRQNRNVLAFLTDAIRAHRNGEPAPTLLPA is encoded by the coding sequence ATGACGCCTGTCCCTCAACCGCCGGAACTCCCGAGCGACCTGCCCCCACAGGTCGTGGCGTATATCCGCATTCTTGAGGCCACGATTGCCGAACTCACCGCCCAGGTCACCGGGCTCACCACCCGCGTCGCGGAACTCGAGGCCCGTCTCAACCAGAACTCCACCAACTCGTCCAAGCCCCCTTCGTCCGACGCCCCGCACGTGAAACCGGCCCCGCCCAAGCCGCCCTCGGGCAAGAGACGAGGCGGGCAACCGGGGCACCCCAAAGCCGAACGCACCCTGCTGCCGCCCGATGAGATCCGGGCACTTAAGCCGTCCACGTGCCGGGACTGTGCGCACCCGTTGACCGGGGACGACCCACAACCGGCCGTTCATCAGGTCCACGAGATCCCCGTCATCACGCCTCACGTCACCGAGTATCGGTGCCACCGGCTCCGGTGCCCGCACTGCGGCACGACGACCGCGGCGACGGTGCCGGCCGAGGCGGCGACCGGATACGGACCCCGGGCTCAGGCGGTGGCCGCGGTGCTCACCGGCTCGTGCCGCCTGGGCAAGCGCGGCACGAGCCAATTGTTCGCCGACCTGTTCGGCCTGCCCCTGAGCCCGGCGATGGTGTGCAAGCTCCAGCACCGAACCGCGGAGGCGTTGAAGCCGGTGGCCGAGGACGCCCTGATCTACACCCGCGGACAACCGGCCAACGTGGACGAGACCGGCTGGACCCAAGGCCGCAAGCGGGCCTGGTTGTGGGTGGCCGTGACCACGTTCGTGGTGGCCTTCCTGATCCGAAAGACCCGGGGCCGAAGCGCCTTCGATGATCTGCGAGCGGGCTCGACGGCCGTCCACACGACCGACCGGTATCCGGTGTACACGCACCTTTCCAAGCACACGCGCCAGCTGTGCTGGGCGCACCTGCGTCGCGATTTCCAGGCGATGATCGACCGCGGCGGTTCCGGGACGGCGATCGGTGCGGCTCTGTTGGCGAGTTCGGACGCCTTGTTCGAGCATTGGTATCGGGTCCGGGACGGAACCCTCGCGCGGTCCACATTCCGATCGAACTACGTCCCCGAATTGCGTCACCAGATCGGCGAGCACCTGCGGACCGGGGCTGCGTGCGGCTGCGCCAAGACCGCCGCCACCTGCGGCGACCTGTTGGCCGTCGAGGCGTCGTTGTGGACGTTCGCGCGGGTCGTCGGTGTGGAACCGACCAACAACGCGGCCGAGCGCGAGGTGCGCCACGCGGTGTGCTGGCGCAAAACCAGCTTCGGGACCGACAGCGAACGCGGGAGCCGATTCGTGGAACGCATCTTGACGGTCCTCGCCTCGTGCCGCCGGCAGAACCGCAACGTATTGGCATTCCTCACCGACGCCATCCGCGCACACCGCAATGGCGAGCCGGCACCGACACTGCTCCCGGCCTAA